One Cicer arietinum cultivar CDC Frontier isolate Library 1 chromosome 8, Cicar.CDCFrontier_v2.0, whole genome shotgun sequence DNA segment encodes these proteins:
- the LOC101507672 gene encoding protein BRICK 1, with translation MARAGGITNAVNVGIAVQADWENREFISHISLNVRRLFDFLVQFEATTKSKLASLNEKLDVLERRLELLEVQVGNASANPSLFAT, from the exons ATGGCACGTGCAGGAGGAATAACAAACGCAGTAAACGTTGGAATCGCTGTTCAAGCTGATTGGGAGAATCGTGAATTCATTTCTCACATTTCTCTCAATGTTCGTCGCCTCTTCGATTTCCTTGTCCAATTCG AGGCTACAACAAAGAGCAAGTTAGCATCATTGAATGAAAAGCTTGATGTATTGGAGCGTCGTTTGGAACTCCTTGAAGTTCAAGTTGGAAATGCATCGGCGAATCCTTCACTTTTTGCAACTTGA
- the LOC101507357 gene encoding probable cytosolic oligopeptidase A translates to MRHECLVSVLLIANMLMATRLTLTLSLSRSRSILKRTSPSIFNPNKFPKSLPCPLWSSSFSFCIDQLHKSTSSNPFTTTCSFSSPLSSSSMAASSFDDSNPLLQDFVFPPFDAVEPKHVRPGIRALLNNLERDLEELERTVEPSWPKLVEPLEKIVDKLSVVWGLVNHLKSVKDSSELRSAIEDVQADKVKFQLRLGQSKPLYNAFKAIRESPDWQTLSEARKRIVENQIKEAVLNGVSLEDDKREQFNKIEQELERLSEKFGENVLDATKKFEKLITDKKEIEGLPATALGLAAQSAVSKGHENATAENGPWIITLDAPSYIAVMQHARNRSLREEVYRAYISRASSGDLDNTELIEQILKLRLEKAKLLNYNNYAEVSMATKMATVDKAEELLEKLRRASWDAAVQDMEDLKKFSKDEGASEADDLTHWDISFWSERLRESKYDINEEELRPFFSLPNVMDGLFHLAKTLFGIEIEQADGLAPVWNKDVKFFRVKDSSGSPVAYFYFDPYSRPSEKRQGAWMDEVVARSRVLSPDGGNSSRLPVAHMVCNQTPPVGSKPSLMTFREVETVFHEFGHALQHMLTKEDEGLVAGIRGIEWDAVELPSQFMENWCYHKETLMGIAKHFETGETLPEDVYLKLVAARTYRAGTLSLRQIKFATVDLELHTKYVPGGPESIYDVDRRVSEKTQVIPPLPEDRFLCSFSHIFAGGYAAGYYSYKWAEVLSADAFSAFEDAGLDNNKAVKETGHKFRETILALGGGKAPLEVFVQFRGREPTPDALLRHNGLIAA, encoded by the exons atgagacaCGAATGTCTGGTTAGTGTCCTTCTTATAGCAAACATGCTTATGGCTACACGCCTTACCCTCACTCTCTCTCTTTCTCGTTCTCGTTCCATTCTAAAACGCACTTCTCCTTCCATTTTCAACCCTAATAAATTCCCTAAATCCCTTCCTTGTCCTCTCTGGTCCTCTTCATTTTCCTTCTGCATCGATCAACTTCACAAGTCCACTTCATCTAATCCCTTCACTACTACTTGCTCATTCTCTTCTCCTCTATCTTCTTCATCCATGGCTGCTTCTTCATTCGACGATTCCAATCCTCTTCTTCAGGACTTTGTCTTCCCACCTTTCGATGCTGTTGAACCTAAACACGTGCGACCTGGGATTCGTGCACTTCTTAACAACCTG GAACGTGATTTGGAGGAACTTGAACGTACTGTTGAACCTTCTTGGCCTAAGTTGGTTGAACCGTTGGAGAAGATTGTGGATAAGTTGTCTGTTGTTTGGGGTTTGGTTAATCATCTCAAATCTGTTAAGGATAGTTCTGAGCTTCGTTCAGCAATTGAGGATGTGCag GCAGACAAAGTTAAGTTTCAGCTTAGACTAGGTCAAAGCAAGCCTCTTTATAATGCATTCAAAGCTATTCGAGAGTCACCTGATTGGCAGACACTTAGTGAGGCTCGCAAACGAATTGTTGAAA ACCAAATTAAGGAGGCTGTTCTTAATGGTGTTTCTCTTGAAGATGATAAAAGAGAACAGTTTAACAAAATTGAACAG GAGCTGGAAAGATTATCAGAAAAATTTGGGGAGAACGTTCTGGATGCAACCAAAAAGTTTGAAAAGCTCATTACAGATAAGAAAGAGATTGAAGGATTACCTGCTACGGCTCTTGGGTTGGCTGCACAAAGCGCAGTATCCAAG GGGCATGAAAATGCCACTGCTGAGAATGGGCCATGGATAATTACATTGGATGCACCGAGTTATATTGCTGTCATGCAACATGCACGCAACCGTTCTTTGCGGGAGGAAGTCTACCGGGCCTATATATCACGTGCATCTAGTGGAGATTTGGATAATACTGAACTGATTGAGCAAATTTTAAAGCTTAGGTTGGAAAAGGCCAAGCTTCTCAACTACAATAACTATGCTGAG GTTAGCATGGCAACCAAAATGGCAACTGTTGATAAAGCAGAAGAGCTTCTAGAAAAGCTTCGTAGAGCTTCCTGGGATGCTGCAGTACAAG ATATGGAAGACCTTAAGAAATTCTCGAAAGATGAGGGTGCATCAGAAGCTGATGATTTGACACATTGGGACATTAGCTTTTGGAGTGAGAGGCTTCGTGAATCAAAATATGACATTAATGAG GAAGAACTGCGCCCATTTTTCTCTCTGCCAAATGTCATGGATGGTCTCTTTCACCTTGCAAAAACACTTTTCGGCATTGAAATTGAGCAAGCTGATGGTCTAGCTCCG GTTTGGAATAAAGATGTCAAGTTTTTCCGTGTTAAAGATTCTTCAGGCAGTCCAGTTgcgtatttttattttgatcccTACAGTCGTCCTTCTGAAAAAAGGCAAGGTGCATGGATGGATGAAGTTGTTGCTCGCAGTCGTGTACTGTCACCTGATGGTGGTAACTCATCAAGGTTGCCTGTTGCCCACATGGTGTGCAATCAAACACCTCCAGTAGGAAGCAAGCCAAGTCTAATGACATTCCGTGAG GTTGAGACTGTCTTCCATGAATTTGGCCATGCACTTCAACATATGCTTACTAAGGAAGATGAGGGTCTAGTTGCTGGTATTAGGGGAATAGAGTGGGATGCTGTTGAATTACCTTCTCAGTTTATGGAAAACTGGTGTTACCATAA aGAGACTTTAATGGGCATTGCAAAACATTTTGAAACTGGGGAGACTCTCCCTGAAGATGTATATTTGAAGCTTGTTGCTGCCAGAACTTATCGTGCTGGCACTCTCAGTCTCCGACAG ATAAAATTTGCAACTGTAGATCTGGAACTTCATACAAAATATGTTCCTGGGGGACCAGAGTCCATCTATGATGTTGACCGCAGAGTTTCTGAGAAAACTCAAGTGATTCCTCCATTGCCAGAGGACAGGTTCCTTTGCAGCTTTAGTCATATATTCGCAG GTGGATATGCAGCTGGATACTATAGCTACAAG TGGGCTGAGGTGCTGTCTGCAGATGCTTTCTCTGCATTTGAGGATGCTGGATTAGATAATAACAAG GCTGTTAAAGAAACTGGACACAAGTTCAGGGAGACCATTCTTGCTCTTGGAGGTGGCAAGGCACCGCTAGAG GTCTTTGTGCAATTCCGTGGCAGAGAACCAACACCAGATGCATTGCTCAGACACAATGGCCTGATTGCAGCTTAG